From a single Nematostella vectensis chromosome 3, jaNemVect1.1, whole genome shotgun sequence genomic region:
- the LOC5513278 gene encoding protogenin isoform X4, giving the protein MNGLILLVIAGNFAVLGSSNLLQPPRFVEEPSAVIALRKSTVQINCSTIATPVARTIWLKDGARIKPDDRHVVLTSGALRIQSVQGRRKGFGNDEGVYQCLASNRAGTVASRKVTLHIAVLSRKFEEQPQSINAWEGTTARFSCKVKKAYPAPSISWEHNGQVIVPSKRHVVLPNGALQIHNVQQVDQGTYQCVASNIARIRRSNTATLTVQQAKSSKQPNFTTIPSNTSVISGEEAVLECIATGVPVPTVQWKKVGGADRAYDYSLAKPGGCNLRIRSASPKDGGEYMCIVSASGRSMTHSTFLSVQEPPHFINTPKLPKGLLDIGATLTLQCSATGVPPPRITWLKNGKELVGNQRQSGINNDLVIQSLSTKDSGVYQCFAENDIGSVQTSTRVLVRRSVNTYPPLNVTGVGISSEEVNISWLPPRGPEQVLAYSINYQPADKSSKELQVVLAKDFTSEVIRSLSGFTKYTFYVTPFFTKGQGLNSEVITVQTLPGKPSTSPGNIVLNSLTPDSIDVSWDPPPKRYRNGILTSYIIKYHNKSISETILLPSSMQKKTISGLASGEVYMVQVAAATKMGWGPFSKEERLRVTTQQKDMISSPKITIKGLNSTALKVTWTPPLYGASKVQEYRLYYAQEHSHGVIQNPQVIDKGTSSYIITNLLPNTKYIVRFMAWDGSKTGQPAVEVGQTRLGESQVSSVGITNVVCHPRDPFTIEVMWQKSFSKDPAFYTISYGVAGNLNKEKRKTKIVVETHVKIKDLSPGRKYHVMVKPLDANYLAMSDWVHSSSSCQTPEQRPGSPPRNFKFAIMSKVSVDLQWEPPEKPNGKVSKYMIAYTTDPSLPDKEWEEQEEVLSKFISRFERVVTARLTGLTPNATFYIKVKAGNQQGYGPYSNILKVLMVLPKNRDDAPKLSYKYISSTSVDVSWESPKSYKGKADSYEMIYTTNQLASERKWQKRLLSLSPDSKELVVRLTGLTSNKTYYVKVRADYNSQYGPWSKVLTISLYEKNNGSLIGPEKSTANETSPNPKASEEKEDFQVKLGIIIGCVISAFCIVMLVLFIIWRCPCRLKGQKKRNQMSLVNTKAANGYTVPPRNSSHQTMSTNSTGQSGSTYDEGSAGSSISNTCQCRCTCSARKWPTINSMPNKPPNQVAGNGHIITGSGQLVMTQTTQEFRKASLQNHNKDTETNGHISNGYVLNGYIPNQQLQNGHVSKDVLVPLQVLSDGKNTRLTVPVSNNAL; this is encoded by the exons ATGAATGGTCTCATCTTATTGGTGATAGCGGGAAACTTCGCCGTGCTAG GGTCGTCGAATCTTTTGCAACCTCCTCGATTTGTAGAAGAACCCTCAGCGGTGATAGCACTAAGGAAAAGCACTGTCCAGATAAACTGCAGCACAATCGCAACGCCTGTGGCCAGGACGATTTGGTTAAAGGACGGGGCAAGAATCAAGCCTGATGACCGGCACGTAGTTCTTACATCGGGGGCTCTGCGAATCCAGTCCGTACAAGGCCGGAGAAAGGGCTTTGGGAATGACGAGGGGGTTTATCAATGCCTGGCTTCGAACCGAGCAGGGACGGTAGCGAGCAGAAAAGTCACGCTGCACATAGCCG TTCTTTCAAGAAAATTTGAAGAACAACCTCAAAGCATCAATGCATGGGAAGGGACCACTGCCCGGTTTTCCTGTAAAGTCAAGAAAGCATATCCAGCTCCTTCGATCTCATGGGAGCACAATGGTCAAGTTATAGTACCAAGCAAAAGACATGTTGTACTCCCTAATGGTGCTTTGCAAATCCACAATGTCCAGCAGGTTGACCAAGGGACTTATCAGTGTGTTGCAAGTAACATTGCAAGGATAAGAAGAAGCAACACTGCCACACTGACAGTACAACAAG CTAAATCAAGCAAACAGCCTAACTTTACCACAATCCCCTCAAACACATCAGTCATCTCAGGCGAGGAAGCTGTCTTGGAATGTATTGCAACCGGTGTCCCAGTACCCACAGTACAATGGAAAAAAGTTGGGGGTGCAGATAGGGCATATGACTACAGTCTTGCCAAGCCTGGAGGCTGCAATCTCCGTATACGTTCAGCTTCACCTAAAGACGGTGGAGAGTATATGTGCATAGTGTCAGCATCAGGGAGGTCTATGACACATTCTACATTTCTTTCTGTTCAAG AGCCACCACACTTCATAAATACCCCAAAGCTACCGAAGGGCCTGTTAGATATTGGAGCCACACTGACATTGCAGTGCTCAGCTACTGGGGTTCCACCCCCAAGAATTACTTGGCTCAAGAATGGCAAAGAGCTTGTAGGAAATCAAAGACAGAGTGGTATCAATAATGATTTGGTCATTCAAAGTCTGTCAACAAAGGATAGTGGGGTGTACCAGTGTTTTGCTGAGAATGACATTGGAAGTGTTCAGACCAGCACAAGGGTCCTTGTGAGACGTTCAG TGAATACATACCCTCCATTGAATGTCACTGGCGTTGGCATATCCTCTGAAGAGGTCAATATTTCTTGGCTACCCCCCAGAGGACCAGAGCAGGTCCTGGCATACTCTATAAATTACCAGCCTGCGGACAAAAGCTCAAAAGAATTACAGGTTGTACTTGCCAAGGATTTCACAAGTGAGGTGATTCGAAGCTTGAGTGGCTTCACAAAGTACACCTTCTATGTGACGCCCTTCTTTACAAAAGGACAGGGACTAAACAGTGAAGTTATCACAGTCCAGACTTTACCTGGCA AACCAAGCACATCACCTGGAAACATTGTCCTGAACAGCCTAACTCCTGAT AGCATTGATGTCAGTTGGGACCCCCCTCCTAAGCGGTACCGTAATGGCATTCTGACAAGCTACATCATCAAGTACCACAACAAAAGCATCTCAGAAACAATATTGCTACCAAGCAGTATGCAGAAGAAGACAATTAGTGGGTTAGCCAGTGGGGAGGTGTACATGGTTCAAGTGGCAGCTGCCACTAAAATGGGATGGGGGCCCTTCAGCAAGGAGGAGAGACTTCGAGtcacaacacaacaaaaagACA tgatAAGTTCTCCAAAGATTACTATCAAAGGCTTGAATAGTACAGCCTTGAAGGTGACATGGACACCCCCATTGTACGGGGCCTCAAAAGTTCAAGAGTACAGACTATATTATGCCCAAGAGCACTCACATGGTGTCATACAAAACCCACAAGTGATAGACAAAGGGACTTCCTCCTACATCATCACTAATCTAC tCCCAAATACCAAGTATATTGTGAGGTTCATGGCTTGGGATGGAAGTAAGACAGGACAGCCTGCAGTGGAAGTTGGCCAAACACGTCTAG GAGAGTCACAGGTGTCCAGTGTTGGCATCACAAATGTTGTTTGCCACCCAAGGGATCCATTCACCATTGAGGTTATGTGGCAAAAGTCATTTTCTAAAGACCCAGCCTTCTACACAATCAGTTATGGAGTAGCTGGAAATCTCAACAAAGAGAAACGGAAGACTAAAATTGTGGTGGAGACGCATGTGAAGATTAAGGATCTCAGTCCTGGAAGAAAGTACCATGTCATGGTGAAGCCACTTGATGCCAACTACCTAGCAATGTCGGATTGGGTTCATTCAAGCTCATCATGTCAAACCCCTGAGCAAA gGCCAGGATCACCACCTAGAAATTTCAAGTTTGCAATCATGTCCAAAGTATCTGTCGATCTCCAGTGGGAACCACCAGAAAAACCCAATGGCAAAGTTTCAAAATACATGATTGCATACACAACAGATCCTTCATTGCCAGACAAAGAATGGGAAGAGCAGGAAGAAGTGCTCTCCAAATTCATCTCAAGGTTTGAGAGGGTTGTCACTGCACGTCTCACTGGACTAACCCCAAACGCAACATTCTACATCAAAGTAAAAGCTGGAAATCAGCAGGGATATGGACCATACTCCAACATTCTCAAGGTGTTGATGGTGTTGCCTAAGAATAGAGATGATGCACCAAAGCTTTCCTACAAATACATTTCATCGACATCTGTTGATGTCTCATGGGAAAGTCCAAAGAGTTACAAAGGAAAAGCTGACAGCTATGAAATGATCTACACCACAAACCAACTTGCTTCAGAGAGGAAATGGCAGAAACGGCTTTTGAGTTTGTCGCCTGATTCCAAAGAACTTGTGGTGCGCCTAACTGGGCTTACATCTAATAAAACCTATTATGTCAAGGTCCGTGCAGACTATAATAGCCAGTATGGGCCTTGGTCGAAGGTTCTCACGATCTCCTTGTATGAGAAAA ATAACGGCTCCTTGATAGGTCCTGAAAAGTCTACAGCCAACGAGACATCCCCTAACCCTAAAGCCTCTGAGGAAAAGGAAGACTTCCAGGTCAAACTTGGCATTATCATTGGCTGTGTCATCAGCGCCTTTTGTATTGTGATGCTGGTCCTATTCATTATATGGCGATGCCCCTGCAG ATTAAAaggccaaaaaaagagaaaccAGATGTCTTTGGTCAACACAAAGGCAGCCAATGGTTACACAGTCCCTCCTCGTAACTCAAGTCACCAGACAATGTCAACCAATAGCACTGGACAAAGTGGCAGTACCTACGACGAGGGATCAGCTGGTTCATCCATATCAAACACATGTCAGTGCAGATGTACTTGCAGTG CAAGAAAATGGCCAACAATTAATTCGATG CCAAACAAGCCGCCAAACCAGGTGGCCGGAAATGGTCACATCATTACAGGGAGTGGTCAGCTGGTAATGACTCAAACTACGCAGGAATTCAG AAAAGCAAGTCTTCAAAATCATAATAAGGACACAG aAACCAATGGTCACATTTCCAATG
- the LOC5513278 gene encoding protogenin isoform X1: MNGLILLVIAGNFAVLGSSNLLQPPRFVEEPSAVIALRKSTVQINCSTIATPVARTIWLKDGARIKPDDRHVVLTSGALRIQSVQGRRKGFGNDEGVYQCLASNRAGTVASRKVTLHIAVLSRKFEEQPQSINAWEGTTARFSCKVKKAYPAPSISWEHNGQVIVPSKRHVVLPNGALQIHNVQQVDQGTYQCVASNIARIRRSNTATLTVQQAKSSKQPNFTTIPSNTSVISGEEAVLECIATGVPVPTVQWKKVGGADRAYDYSLAKPGGCNLRIRSASPKDGGEYMCIVSASGRSMTHSTFLSVQEPPHFINTPKLPKGLLDIGATLTLQCSATGVPPPRITWLKNGKELVGNQRQSGINNDLVIQSLSTKDSGVYQCFAENDIGSVQTSTRVLVRRSVNTYPPLNVTGVGISSEEVNISWLPPRGPEQVLAYSINYQPADKSSKELQVVLAKDFTSEVIRSLSGFTKYTFYVTPFFTKGQGLNSEVITVQTLPGKPSTSPGNIVLNSLTPDSIDVSWDPPPKRYRNGILTSYIIKYHNKSISETILLPSSMQKKTISGLASGEVYMVQVAAATKMGWGPFSKEERLRVTTQQKDMISSPKITIKGLNSTALKVTWTPPLYGASKVQEYRLYYAQEHSHGVIQNPQVIDKGTSSYIITNLLPNTKYIVRFMAWDGSKTGQPAVEVGQTRLGESQVSSVGITNVVCHPRDPFTIEVMWQKSFSKDPAFYTISYGVAGNLNKEKRKTKIVVETHVKIKDLSPGRKYHVMVKPLDANYLAMSDWVHSSSSCQTPEQRPGSPPRNFKFAIMSKVSVDLQWEPPEKPNGKVSKYMIAYTTDPSLPDKEWEEQEEVLSKFISRFERVVTARLTGLTPNATFYIKVKAGNQQGYGPYSNILKVLMVLPKNRDDAPKLSYKYISSTSVDVSWESPKSYKGKADSYEMIYTTNQLASERKWQKRLLSLSPDSKELVVRLTGLTSNKTYYVKVRADYNSQYGPWSKVLTISLYEKNNGSLIGPEKSTANETSPNPKASEEKEDFQVKLGIIIGCVISAFCIVMLVLFIIWRCPCRLKGQKKRNQMSLVNTKAANGYTVPPRNSSHQTMSTNSTGQSGSTYDEGSAGSSISNTCQCRCTCSARKWPTINSMPNKPPNQVAGNGHIITGSGQLVMTQTTQEFRKASLQNHNKDTETNGHISNGYVLNGYIPNQQLQNGHVSKDVLVPLQVLSDGKNTRLTVPEQQRPPTSGSISVDV, encoded by the exons ATGAATGGTCTCATCTTATTGGTGATAGCGGGAAACTTCGCCGTGCTAG GGTCGTCGAATCTTTTGCAACCTCCTCGATTTGTAGAAGAACCCTCAGCGGTGATAGCACTAAGGAAAAGCACTGTCCAGATAAACTGCAGCACAATCGCAACGCCTGTGGCCAGGACGATTTGGTTAAAGGACGGGGCAAGAATCAAGCCTGATGACCGGCACGTAGTTCTTACATCGGGGGCTCTGCGAATCCAGTCCGTACAAGGCCGGAGAAAGGGCTTTGGGAATGACGAGGGGGTTTATCAATGCCTGGCTTCGAACCGAGCAGGGACGGTAGCGAGCAGAAAAGTCACGCTGCACATAGCCG TTCTTTCAAGAAAATTTGAAGAACAACCTCAAAGCATCAATGCATGGGAAGGGACCACTGCCCGGTTTTCCTGTAAAGTCAAGAAAGCATATCCAGCTCCTTCGATCTCATGGGAGCACAATGGTCAAGTTATAGTACCAAGCAAAAGACATGTTGTACTCCCTAATGGTGCTTTGCAAATCCACAATGTCCAGCAGGTTGACCAAGGGACTTATCAGTGTGTTGCAAGTAACATTGCAAGGATAAGAAGAAGCAACACTGCCACACTGACAGTACAACAAG CTAAATCAAGCAAACAGCCTAACTTTACCACAATCCCCTCAAACACATCAGTCATCTCAGGCGAGGAAGCTGTCTTGGAATGTATTGCAACCGGTGTCCCAGTACCCACAGTACAATGGAAAAAAGTTGGGGGTGCAGATAGGGCATATGACTACAGTCTTGCCAAGCCTGGAGGCTGCAATCTCCGTATACGTTCAGCTTCACCTAAAGACGGTGGAGAGTATATGTGCATAGTGTCAGCATCAGGGAGGTCTATGACACATTCTACATTTCTTTCTGTTCAAG AGCCACCACACTTCATAAATACCCCAAAGCTACCGAAGGGCCTGTTAGATATTGGAGCCACACTGACATTGCAGTGCTCAGCTACTGGGGTTCCACCCCCAAGAATTACTTGGCTCAAGAATGGCAAAGAGCTTGTAGGAAATCAAAGACAGAGTGGTATCAATAATGATTTGGTCATTCAAAGTCTGTCAACAAAGGATAGTGGGGTGTACCAGTGTTTTGCTGAGAATGACATTGGAAGTGTTCAGACCAGCACAAGGGTCCTTGTGAGACGTTCAG TGAATACATACCCTCCATTGAATGTCACTGGCGTTGGCATATCCTCTGAAGAGGTCAATATTTCTTGGCTACCCCCCAGAGGACCAGAGCAGGTCCTGGCATACTCTATAAATTACCAGCCTGCGGACAAAAGCTCAAAAGAATTACAGGTTGTACTTGCCAAGGATTTCACAAGTGAGGTGATTCGAAGCTTGAGTGGCTTCACAAAGTACACCTTCTATGTGACGCCCTTCTTTACAAAAGGACAGGGACTAAACAGTGAAGTTATCACAGTCCAGACTTTACCTGGCA AACCAAGCACATCACCTGGAAACATTGTCCTGAACAGCCTAACTCCTGAT AGCATTGATGTCAGTTGGGACCCCCCTCCTAAGCGGTACCGTAATGGCATTCTGACAAGCTACATCATCAAGTACCACAACAAAAGCATCTCAGAAACAATATTGCTACCAAGCAGTATGCAGAAGAAGACAATTAGTGGGTTAGCCAGTGGGGAGGTGTACATGGTTCAAGTGGCAGCTGCCACTAAAATGGGATGGGGGCCCTTCAGCAAGGAGGAGAGACTTCGAGtcacaacacaacaaaaagACA tgatAAGTTCTCCAAAGATTACTATCAAAGGCTTGAATAGTACAGCCTTGAAGGTGACATGGACACCCCCATTGTACGGGGCCTCAAAAGTTCAAGAGTACAGACTATATTATGCCCAAGAGCACTCACATGGTGTCATACAAAACCCACAAGTGATAGACAAAGGGACTTCCTCCTACATCATCACTAATCTAC tCCCAAATACCAAGTATATTGTGAGGTTCATGGCTTGGGATGGAAGTAAGACAGGACAGCCTGCAGTGGAAGTTGGCCAAACACGTCTAG GAGAGTCACAGGTGTCCAGTGTTGGCATCACAAATGTTGTTTGCCACCCAAGGGATCCATTCACCATTGAGGTTATGTGGCAAAAGTCATTTTCTAAAGACCCAGCCTTCTACACAATCAGTTATGGAGTAGCTGGAAATCTCAACAAAGAGAAACGGAAGACTAAAATTGTGGTGGAGACGCATGTGAAGATTAAGGATCTCAGTCCTGGAAGAAAGTACCATGTCATGGTGAAGCCACTTGATGCCAACTACCTAGCAATGTCGGATTGGGTTCATTCAAGCTCATCATGTCAAACCCCTGAGCAAA gGCCAGGATCACCACCTAGAAATTTCAAGTTTGCAATCATGTCCAAAGTATCTGTCGATCTCCAGTGGGAACCACCAGAAAAACCCAATGGCAAAGTTTCAAAATACATGATTGCATACACAACAGATCCTTCATTGCCAGACAAAGAATGGGAAGAGCAGGAAGAAGTGCTCTCCAAATTCATCTCAAGGTTTGAGAGGGTTGTCACTGCACGTCTCACTGGACTAACCCCAAACGCAACATTCTACATCAAAGTAAAAGCTGGAAATCAGCAGGGATATGGACCATACTCCAACATTCTCAAGGTGTTGATGGTGTTGCCTAAGAATAGAGATGATGCACCAAAGCTTTCCTACAAATACATTTCATCGACATCTGTTGATGTCTCATGGGAAAGTCCAAAGAGTTACAAAGGAAAAGCTGACAGCTATGAAATGATCTACACCACAAACCAACTTGCTTCAGAGAGGAAATGGCAGAAACGGCTTTTGAGTTTGTCGCCTGATTCCAAAGAACTTGTGGTGCGCCTAACTGGGCTTACATCTAATAAAACCTATTATGTCAAGGTCCGTGCAGACTATAATAGCCAGTATGGGCCTTGGTCGAAGGTTCTCACGATCTCCTTGTATGAGAAAA ATAACGGCTCCTTGATAGGTCCTGAAAAGTCTACAGCCAACGAGACATCCCCTAACCCTAAAGCCTCTGAGGAAAAGGAAGACTTCCAGGTCAAACTTGGCATTATCATTGGCTGTGTCATCAGCGCCTTTTGTATTGTGATGCTGGTCCTATTCATTATATGGCGATGCCCCTGCAG ATTAAAaggccaaaaaaagagaaaccAGATGTCTTTGGTCAACACAAAGGCAGCCAATGGTTACACAGTCCCTCCTCGTAACTCAAGTCACCAGACAATGTCAACCAATAGCACTGGACAAAGTGGCAGTACCTACGACGAGGGATCAGCTGGTTCATCCATATCAAACACATGTCAGTGCAGATGTACTTGCAGTG CAAGAAAATGGCCAACAATTAATTCGATG CCAAACAAGCCGCCAAACCAGGTGGCCGGAAATGGTCACATCATTACAGGGAGTGGTCAGCTGGTAATGACTCAAACTACGCAGGAATTCAG AAAAGCAAGTCTTCAAAATCATAATAAGGACACAG aAACCAATGGTCACATTTCCAATG
- the LOC5513278 gene encoding protogenin isoform X2, with translation MSQPSIRRRNQQERGSSNLLQPPRFVEEPSAVIALRKSTVQINCSTIATPVARTIWLKDGARIKPDDRHVVLTSGALRIQSVQGRRKGFGNDEGVYQCLASNRAGTVASRKVTLHIAVLSRKFEEQPQSINAWEGTTARFSCKVKKAYPAPSISWEHNGQVIVPSKRHVVLPNGALQIHNVQQVDQGTYQCVASNIARIRRSNTATLTVQQAKSSKQPNFTTIPSNTSVISGEEAVLECIATGVPVPTVQWKKVGGADRAYDYSLAKPGGCNLRIRSASPKDGGEYMCIVSASGRSMTHSTFLSVQEPPHFINTPKLPKGLLDIGATLTLQCSATGVPPPRITWLKNGKELVGNQRQSGINNDLVIQSLSTKDSGVYQCFAENDIGSVQTSTRVLVRRSVNTYPPLNVTGVGISSEEVNISWLPPRGPEQVLAYSINYQPADKSSKELQVVLAKDFTSEVIRSLSGFTKYTFYVTPFFTKGQGLNSEVITVQTLPGKPSTSPGNIVLNSLTPDSIDVSWDPPPKRYRNGILTSYIIKYHNKSISETILLPSSMQKKTISGLASGEVYMVQVAAATKMGWGPFSKEERLRVTTQQKDMISSPKITIKGLNSTALKVTWTPPLYGASKVQEYRLYYAQEHSHGVIQNPQVIDKGTSSYIITNLLPNTKYIVRFMAWDGSKTGQPAVEVGQTRLGESQVSSVGITNVVCHPRDPFTIEVMWQKSFSKDPAFYTISYGVAGNLNKEKRKTKIVVETHVKIKDLSPGRKYHVMVKPLDANYLAMSDWVHSSSSCQTPEQRPGSPPRNFKFAIMSKVSVDLQWEPPEKPNGKVSKYMIAYTTDPSLPDKEWEEQEEVLSKFISRFERVVTARLTGLTPNATFYIKVKAGNQQGYGPYSNILKVLMVLPKNRDDAPKLSYKYISSTSVDVSWESPKSYKGKADSYEMIYTTNQLASERKWQKRLLSLSPDSKELVVRLTGLTSNKTYYVKVRADYNSQYGPWSKVLTISLYEKNNGSLIGPEKSTANETSPNPKASEEKEDFQVKLGIIIGCVISAFCIVMLVLFIIWRCPCRLKGQKKRNQMSLVNTKAANGYTVPPRNSSHQTMSTNSTGQSGSTYDEGSAGSSISNTCQCRCTCSARKWPTINSMPNKPPNQVAGNGHIITGSGQLVMTQTTQEFRKASLQNHNKDTETNGHISNGYVLNGYIPNQQLQNGHVSKDVLVPLQVLSDGKNTRLTVPEQQRPPTSGSISVDV, from the exons ATGTCACAGCCGTCCATCAGAAGGCGAAATCAACAAGAACGGG GGTCGTCGAATCTTTTGCAACCTCCTCGATTTGTAGAAGAACCCTCAGCGGTGATAGCACTAAGGAAAAGCACTGTCCAGATAAACTGCAGCACAATCGCAACGCCTGTGGCCAGGACGATTTGGTTAAAGGACGGGGCAAGAATCAAGCCTGATGACCGGCACGTAGTTCTTACATCGGGGGCTCTGCGAATCCAGTCCGTACAAGGCCGGAGAAAGGGCTTTGGGAATGACGAGGGGGTTTATCAATGCCTGGCTTCGAACCGAGCAGGGACGGTAGCGAGCAGAAAAGTCACGCTGCACATAGCCG TTCTTTCAAGAAAATTTGAAGAACAACCTCAAAGCATCAATGCATGGGAAGGGACCACTGCCCGGTTTTCCTGTAAAGTCAAGAAAGCATATCCAGCTCCTTCGATCTCATGGGAGCACAATGGTCAAGTTATAGTACCAAGCAAAAGACATGTTGTACTCCCTAATGGTGCTTTGCAAATCCACAATGTCCAGCAGGTTGACCAAGGGACTTATCAGTGTGTTGCAAGTAACATTGCAAGGATAAGAAGAAGCAACACTGCCACACTGACAGTACAACAAG CTAAATCAAGCAAACAGCCTAACTTTACCACAATCCCCTCAAACACATCAGTCATCTCAGGCGAGGAAGCTGTCTTGGAATGTATTGCAACCGGTGTCCCAGTACCCACAGTACAATGGAAAAAAGTTGGGGGTGCAGATAGGGCATATGACTACAGTCTTGCCAAGCCTGGAGGCTGCAATCTCCGTATACGTTCAGCTTCACCTAAAGACGGTGGAGAGTATATGTGCATAGTGTCAGCATCAGGGAGGTCTATGACACATTCTACATTTCTTTCTGTTCAAG AGCCACCACACTTCATAAATACCCCAAAGCTACCGAAGGGCCTGTTAGATATTGGAGCCACACTGACATTGCAGTGCTCAGCTACTGGGGTTCCACCCCCAAGAATTACTTGGCTCAAGAATGGCAAAGAGCTTGTAGGAAATCAAAGACAGAGTGGTATCAATAATGATTTGGTCATTCAAAGTCTGTCAACAAAGGATAGTGGGGTGTACCAGTGTTTTGCTGAGAATGACATTGGAAGTGTTCAGACCAGCACAAGGGTCCTTGTGAGACGTTCAG TGAATACATACCCTCCATTGAATGTCACTGGCGTTGGCATATCCTCTGAAGAGGTCAATATTTCTTGGCTACCCCCCAGAGGACCAGAGCAGGTCCTGGCATACTCTATAAATTACCAGCCTGCGGACAAAAGCTCAAAAGAATTACAGGTTGTACTTGCCAAGGATTTCACAAGTGAGGTGATTCGAAGCTTGAGTGGCTTCACAAAGTACACCTTCTATGTGACGCCCTTCTTTACAAAAGGACAGGGACTAAACAGTGAAGTTATCACAGTCCAGACTTTACCTGGCA AACCAAGCACATCACCTGGAAACATTGTCCTGAACAGCCTAACTCCTGAT AGCATTGATGTCAGTTGGGACCCCCCTCCTAAGCGGTACCGTAATGGCATTCTGACAAGCTACATCATCAAGTACCACAACAAAAGCATCTCAGAAACAATATTGCTACCAAGCAGTATGCAGAAGAAGACAATTAGTGGGTTAGCCAGTGGGGAGGTGTACATGGTTCAAGTGGCAGCTGCCACTAAAATGGGATGGGGGCCCTTCAGCAAGGAGGAGAGACTTCGAGtcacaacacaacaaaaagACA tgatAAGTTCTCCAAAGATTACTATCAAAGGCTTGAATAGTACAGCCTTGAAGGTGACATGGACACCCCCATTGTACGGGGCCTCAAAAGTTCAAGAGTACAGACTATATTATGCCCAAGAGCACTCACATGGTGTCATACAAAACCCACAAGTGATAGACAAAGGGACTTCCTCCTACATCATCACTAATCTAC tCCCAAATACCAAGTATATTGTGAGGTTCATGGCTTGGGATGGAAGTAAGACAGGACAGCCTGCAGTGGAAGTTGGCCAAACACGTCTAG GAGAGTCACAGGTGTCCAGTGTTGGCATCACAAATGTTGTTTGCCACCCAAGGGATCCATTCACCATTGAGGTTATGTGGCAAAAGTCATTTTCTAAAGACCCAGCCTTCTACACAATCAGTTATGGAGTAGCTGGAAATCTCAACAAAGAGAAACGGAAGACTAAAATTGTGGTGGAGACGCATGTGAAGATTAAGGATCTCAGTCCTGGAAGAAAGTACCATGTCATGGTGAAGCCACTTGATGCCAACTACCTAGCAATGTCGGATTGGGTTCATTCAAGCTCATCATGTCAAACCCCTGAGCAAA gGCCAGGATCACCACCTAGAAATTTCAAGTTTGCAATCATGTCCAAAGTATCTGTCGATCTCCAGTGGGAACCACCAGAAAAACCCAATGGCAAAGTTTCAAAATACATGATTGCATACACAACAGATCCTTCATTGCCAGACAAAGAATGGGAAGAGCAGGAAGAAGTGCTCTCCAAATTCATCTCAAGGTTTGAGAGGGTTGTCACTGCACGTCTCACTGGACTAACCCCAAACGCAACATTCTACATCAAAGTAAAAGCTGGAAATCAGCAGGGATATGGACCATACTCCAACATTCTCAAGGTGTTGATGGTGTTGCCTAAGAATAGAGATGATGCACCAAAGCTTTCCTACAAATACATTTCATCGACATCTGTTGATGTCTCATGGGAAAGTCCAAAGAGTTACAAAGGAAAAGCTGACAGCTATGAAATGATCTACACCACAAACCAACTTGCTTCAGAGAGGAAATGGCAGAAACGGCTTTTGAGTTTGTCGCCTGATTCCAAAGAACTTGTGGTGCGCCTAACTGGGCTTACATCTAATAAAACCTATTATGTCAAGGTCCGTGCAGACTATAATAGCCAGTATGGGCCTTGGTCGAAGGTTCTCACGATCTCCTTGTATGAGAAAA ATAACGGCTCCTTGATAGGTCCTGAAAAGTCTACAGCCAACGAGACATCCCCTAACCCTAAAGCCTCTGAGGAAAAGGAAGACTTCCAGGTCAAACTTGGCATTATCATTGGCTGTGTCATCAGCGCCTTTTGTATTGTGATGCTGGTCCTATTCATTATATGGCGATGCCCCTGCAG ATTAAAaggccaaaaaaagagaaaccAGATGTCTTTGGTCAACACAAAGGCAGCCAATGGTTACACAGTCCCTCCTCGTAACTCAAGTCACCAGACAATGTCAACCAATAGCACTGGACAAAGTGGCAGTACCTACGACGAGGGATCAGCTGGTTCATCCATATCAAACACATGTCAGTGCAGATGTACTTGCAGTG CAAGAAAATGGCCAACAATTAATTCGATG CCAAACAAGCCGCCAAACCAGGTGGCCGGAAATGGTCACATCATTACAGGGAGTGGTCAGCTGGTAATGACTCAAACTACGCAGGAATTCAG AAAAGCAAGTCTTCAAAATCATAATAAGGACACAG aAACCAATGGTCACATTTCCAATG